The following are encoded together in the Adhaeribacter arboris genome:
- a CDS encoding OmpA family protein — METKLFRILAFTFALVATGVNAYHTVPAIKSIMALKELKNKELKVDVITKLEYDFAQAAIRDAYYTDLDQLARTIVNEKYALSLRGHADSIGSYVGNWKLSDKRAMEVKEYLVSKGVEENRIVTTPYGSTVPIATNKTAEGRQKNRRVEVKLRKLNE, encoded by the coding sequence ATGGAAACAAAATTATTCAGAATTCTGGCTTTTACCTTCGCCTTAGTTGCCACCGGGGTAAATGCTTACCACACTGTTCCGGCTATTAAATCGATTATGGCTTTAAAAGAGTTAAAAAACAAGGAACTAAAAGTAGATGTAATTACTAAGTTAGAATATGACTTTGCCCAAGCAGCCATCCGGGATGCGTATTATACCGATTTAGACCAATTAGCCAGAACAATTGTGAACGAGAAATATGCCCTATCTTTACGCGGCCACGCCGATTCTATTGGCAGCTACGTGGGCAACTGGAAATTATCCGATAAACGGGCCATGGAAGTAAAAGAATACTTGGTATCCAAGGGAGTAGAAGAAAACCGGATTGTAACGACTCCCTATGGCAGCACCGTACCTATTGCCACTAATAAAACGGCCGAGGGGCGGCAAAAGAACCGGCGGGTAGAGGTTAAATTAAGGAAACTGAACGAATAA
- a CDS encoding lipocalin-like domain-containing protein: MKNVKSFPFLFILLFLFIGCDKDDDDSKTETKADLIADKNWVLTGHTFQENNGPVEDEFVNYEVCEKDDIYRFAKNGTYEVNAGATKCASTDPQIYDQGTWSITGDNLMINEAGSSSGDSFTIVELTKSKLVLSSTESYQGTTDIEVVTFSKQ, from the coding sequence ATGAAAAATGTAAAATCTTTTCCTTTCCTGTTTATTCTTCTGTTCCTGTTTATTGGTTGCGACAAAGATGACGATGATTCTAAAACGGAAACGAAAGCCGATCTTATTGCCGATAAGAACTGGGTACTAACCGGGCATACTTTTCAGGAAAATAATGGCCCCGTAGAAGATGAATTTGTAAATTATGAGGTTTGCGAAAAAGATGATATTTACAGATTTGCCAAAAACGGAACCTACGAAGTTAATGCCGGTGCAACCAAATGTGCTTCTACGGACCCGCAAATATATGATCAGGGAACCTGGAGTATAACCGGTGATAATTTAATGATAAATGAAGCCGGAAGTTCTTCCGGAGACAGTTTTACAATTGTGGAATTAACTAAATCTAAGCTGGTGCTATCCTCCACTGAATCCTATCAAGGCACTACCGATATAGAAGTGGTTACCTTTTCCAAGCAATAA
- a CDS encoding redoxin domain-containing protein, with amino-acid sequence MKKIGLIGMLLIATLHVSAQTSAPNQKVESFTLQGEAGQNIALADFAANKAVVVVFTNDHCPYSRLYTNRLQELYSVYSGKGVKFLFIKPAISTDNAPIENPNSANKVSSVISNNFPYVTDANQKVSQQLGATKTPEVFVIEPQNGNFLLRYKGAIDDNPQVESYAKETYLKTAIEAILTNQAPAITQKRATGCTIKRF; translated from the coding sequence ATGAAAAAAATAGGTTTGATCGGGATGCTGTTAATTGCAACGTTACATGTAAGTGCCCAAACTTCCGCCCCGAACCAAAAGGTAGAATCATTTACTTTACAAGGCGAGGCCGGGCAAAACATAGCACTCGCAGATTTTGCCGCCAACAAAGCTGTTGTGGTAGTATTTACTAATGACCATTGCCCTTACTCCCGTTTATACACGAATCGTCTTCAGGAGTTATATTCGGTTTATTCCGGGAAAGGCGTGAAATTTTTGTTTATAAAGCCCGCTATTAGTACCGATAATGCTCCCATTGAGAATCCAAATTCTGCCAATAAAGTAAGTAGTGTTATTAGTAATAACTTTCCTTACGTTACAGATGCCAACCAGAAAGTGAGCCAGCAATTAGGGGCTACCAAAACGCCGGAGGTTTTTGTAATTGAGCCGCAAAACGGAAATTTTTTGCTCCGCTACAAAGGTGCTATCGACGACAATCCACAAGTAGAAAGTTATGCGAAGGAAACTTACCTAAAAACAGCGATCGAAGCTATATTAACAAACCAGGCACCCGCCATCACGCAAAAACGGGCAACTGGTTGTACGATAAAGCGCTTTTAA
- a CDS encoding bifunctional heptose 7-phosphate kinase/heptose 1-phosphate adenyltransferase — translation MSLFNSLEAIFDSFNQLTVLVVGDVMIDSYLWGKSSRLSPEAPVPIVNVVRKEKRLGGAANVALNVQALGATPLLCAVIGEDFAGAELLRLMEEQQLPTDGMVKSPDRITTVKERIMAGGQQLLRIDAEIETELLEHESAYLVQQYSKLLPLADVVVFEDYDKGVLTGANIAAMLELARQHDIPTVVDPKKKNFLSYVGCTLFKPNLKELKEGLKVDFADTNHVAFEQAALTLQKKLNTPIVLITLSERGVFYLTGPDKKYMAAHLRTISDVSGAGDTVISIAALCLALDLPIAFLAGLSNLGGGLVCEQIGVVPIDKGNLLAEAQRTNTFQLVNTSPVIKI, via the coding sequence ATGTCACTATTTAATAGCTTGGAGGCTATTTTTGATTCTTTTAATCAATTAACGGTGCTGGTAGTCGGCGACGTTATGATTGATTCTTATTTATGGGGCAAGTCCTCGCGCTTATCACCGGAAGCACCCGTTCCGATCGTGAACGTCGTCCGGAAAGAAAAGCGTTTGGGCGGGGCCGCTAACGTAGCGCTCAATGTGCAGGCATTGGGCGCTACGCCTTTATTATGCGCGGTAATCGGCGAAGACTTTGCCGGCGCCGAATTACTGCGTTTAATGGAAGAACAACAATTACCTACCGATGGGATGGTTAAAAGCCCGGACCGGATAACCACCGTGAAGGAACGGATTATGGCGGGTGGTCAGCAACTTTTGCGCATTGACGCGGAAATTGAAACCGAGTTGCTGGAGCATGAATCGGCTTATTTAGTGCAACAATACAGTAAATTATTGCCCTTAGCCGATGTGGTTGTTTTTGAAGACTACGATAAAGGTGTTCTTACCGGCGCCAATATTGCTGCCATGTTAGAATTAGCTAGGCAGCATGATATTCCGACCGTAGTAGATCCGAAAAAGAAAAACTTTTTATCGTACGTAGGCTGTACGCTGTTTAAGCCTAACTTAAAAGAATTAAAAGAAGGTTTAAAAGTTGATTTTGCGGATACCAACCACGTTGCTTTTGAGCAGGCTGCTCTTACTTTGCAAAAAAAGTTAAATACGCCTATCGTTTTAATTACCTTATCCGAACGGGGAGTATTTTATTTGACAGGCCCGGATAAAAAGTACATGGCCGCTCATTTAAGAACTATTTCCGATGTTTCTGGAGCCGGAGATACCGTAATCAGTATTGCGGCCCTTTGTTTAGCGTTGGATTTACCCATAGCTTTTCTGGCCGGTTTATCTAATTTGGGGGGAGGACTAGTGTGCGAACAAATAGGTGTAGTGCCCATTGATAAAGGAAATTTACTGGCTGAAGCGCAACGAACGAATACTTTTCAACTAGTAAATACCTCCCCGGTAATCAAAATCTAA
- a CDS encoding WD40 repeat domain-containing protein has product MNRRVIQVQKSATFTGHRDCVYTLEKSDREEIFFSASGDGMVVAWNLESSGNGELMAQVPSSVYALRYVPAKNWLLVGHNHNSLQVIHLFKKEVLASISLPPVAIFDIIWSEKTQLIYVGLGDGGLAIIDAEKLTLKKIIKLSPKSARCLALNETTQELAIGFSDHIIRVLDTATLNVKYELKGHTNSVFTVTYSPDNQFLLSGSRDAHLKVWQVNTSYAEHASIIAHLYAINHISYSPEGKFFATCSMDKSIKVWDAETFRLLKVIDKVRHAGHGTSVNKLLWSGYRNQLVSGSDDRTISVWDLNFSLTYEDYTVRD; this is encoded by the coding sequence ATGAATCGTCGCGTCATCCAAGTCCAAAAAAGTGCCACCTTTACCGGTCACCGGGATTGTGTGTACACCTTGGAAAAGTCGGATCGGGAGGAAATATTTTTTTCTGCCTCTGGTGATGGCATGGTAGTCGCCTGGAATCTGGAGAGTTCCGGCAACGGAGAATTAATGGCCCAGGTACCTTCTTCGGTATACGCTTTGCGATACGTGCCGGCAAAAAACTGGTTATTGGTAGGTCATAACCATAATAGTTTGCAGGTTATTCACTTATTTAAAAAAGAAGTTCTTGCCTCGATTTCTTTACCGCCGGTAGCTATTTTTGACATTATCTGGTCCGAGAAAACACAATTAATCTACGTTGGCTTGGGTGATGGTGGGTTGGCAATTATTGACGCGGAAAAGCTTACTTTAAAAAAGATAATCAAGTTATCGCCTAAAAGCGCCCGGTGCCTGGCTTTAAACGAAACTACTCAGGAATTAGCCATTGGTTTTAGCGATCATATTATCCGGGTGTTAGATACGGCAACGTTAAACGTAAAATACGAGCTTAAGGGGCATACTAATTCCGTTTTTACGGTTACGTATTCACCCGACAACCAATTTTTGCTGAGCGGCAGCCGGGATGCTCATCTAAAAGTTTGGCAAGTAAATACCAGTTACGCGGAGCATGCTTCCATTATTGCCCACCTTTATGCTATTAATCATATTTCGTATAGCCCCGAAGGAAAATTTTTTGCTACCTGCAGCATGGACAAATCCATTAAAGTTTGGGATGCCGAAACATTCCGGTTATTAAAAGTTATAGATAAAGTGAGACATGCCGGCCACGGCACTTCCGTTAATAAATTATTATGGTCGGGTTACCGGAACCAGTTAGTTTCGGGCAGCGACGACCGCACCATATCAGTCTGGGATTTAAATTTTAGTTTAACTTATGAAGATTACACCGTTAGAGATTAG
- a CDS encoding ATP-dependent Clp protease adaptor ClpS — translation MSTATEILHDEDVLLLEEHIDLRNLVVYNDDVNTFEHVIETLIQVCNHSQEQAEQCTYLIHYKGKCTVKVGAFEELEGMCTAIHDRGISADIV, via the coding sequence ATGTCTACTGCCACTGAAATATTACACGACGAAGACGTACTGCTGCTCGAAGAGCATATAGACCTGCGTAATTTAGTTGTTTATAACGACGACGTAAACACGTTTGAGCACGTAATTGAAACGCTTATTCAAGTTTGTAATCATTCGCAAGAGCAGGCCGAACAATGCACCTATCTCATTCATTATAAAGGTAAATGTACCGTAAAAGTGGGTGCTTTTGAAGAATTAGAAGGTATGTGTACCGCCATCCACGACCGGGGCATTTCTGCCGACATTGTTTAA
- a CDS encoding pyridoxal phosphate-dependent aminotransferase has protein sequence MEMTEQATSFLSDRITSLAESQTIAMAKKARELAAQGYDVINLSFGEPDFQTPQYIKDAAKKALDDGFTFYTPVAGYLDLRQEIVNKLKRDNNLDYKPENIVVSTGAKQSIANVVMSLVNPGDEVIIFSPYWVSYEEVVKLAEGVPVQVKGTIDNDFVITPQQLEDAITSNTKLVMYSSPCNPTGSVFSKEELEAFANILAKHPQIFVMADEIYEYINFTGQHASMAQFDFIKDRVITVNGFSKGYAMTGWRVGYIAANKEIADACDKMQSQITSGTCSIAQKAAVAALKGGRGSAEEMSAAYLRRRDLVLGLMKEIPGIRTYVPQGAFYIFPEISSYFGKSYNGQVINNSNDLSMFILNDAYVAVVSGDAFGADECVRFSFAAADDKLVEAMRRLKESLAKLV, from the coding sequence ATGGAAATGACAGAACAAGCAACCAGCTTTTTATCCGATCGCATTACTTCCTTAGCCGAATCGCAAACCATAGCGATGGCCAAGAAGGCGCGCGAACTGGCGGCTCAAGGTTACGATGTAATAAACCTGAGTTTCGGCGAACCCGATTTCCAAACTCCGCAGTACATTAAAGATGCCGCCAAAAAAGCCCTCGACGATGGTTTTACTTTTTATACTCCCGTGGCAGGTTATCTGGATTTGCGGCAAGAAATTGTAAATAAACTAAAACGCGATAATAATCTCGATTATAAACCCGAAAATATTGTGGTATCTACCGGCGCTAAACAATCCATTGCCAACGTGGTAATGAGCTTGGTAAACCCCGGCGACGAAGTTATCATATTTTCGCCGTATTGGGTAAGCTACGAAGAAGTAGTGAAACTTGCCGAAGGTGTTCCGGTGCAAGTAAAAGGTACGATTGATAACGATTTTGTTATTACCCCGCAACAACTCGAAGATGCCATTACCAGCAATACCAAGTTGGTGATGTATTCGTCGCCTTGTAACCCTACCGGCTCCGTTTTCTCGAAAGAAGAGTTGGAAGCTTTTGCCAATATCCTGGCCAAACACCCGCAGATATTTGTAATGGCCGATGAGATTTACGAGTACATTAACTTTACGGGTCAGCATGCCAGTATGGCGCAATTCGATTTTATCAAAGACCGGGTAATTACCGTAAATGGTTTTTCGAAAGGCTACGCCATGACCGGTTGGCGCGTAGGTTATATTGCGGCTAACAAAGAAATTGCGGATGCCTGCGATAAAATGCAAAGCCAGATAACTTCGGGTACTTGCTCCATTGCTCAAAAAGCCGCGGTAGCAGCCTTAAAAGGCGGTCGGGGTTCCGCCGAAGAAATGTCGGCGGCTTATTTAAGGCGGCGCGATTTAGTATTAGGATTAATGAAGGAAATTCCGGGTATCCGGACCTACGTGCCGCAGGGAGCTTTCTATATTTTCCCGGAAATCAGCTCTTATTTCGGTAAGTCTTACAACGGCCAGGTAATTAATAATTCCAATGATTTGAGCATGTTTATTTTGAATGATGCGTACGTGGCCGTGGTTTCCGGCGACGCTTTCGGCGCCGATGAATGCGTACGTTTTTCGTTTGCCGCTGCCGATGATAAACTGGTAGAGGCCATGCGTCGTTTAAAAGAAAGTTTAGCCAAACTCGTTTAA
- the recR gene encoding recombination mediator RecR, with product MNFPSKLIESAVDELAKLPGIGRKTALRLVLHLLKSEAEETTDLANALTKMRNDITYCQYCHNISDTEVCSICANPLRDQTALCVVSDIRDVIAIENTAQYKGLYHVLGGVISPIEGIGPSDLNITSLIERIPGSEVKEVILAISPTMEGDTTSFYITRKLRELGIKITTIARGVPVGGELEYTDEITLGRSIVERTSYNKL from the coding sequence ATGAATTTTCCTTCAAAACTAATTGAAAGTGCCGTTGATGAGTTAGCAAAATTACCTGGTATTGGCCGCAAGACCGCCTTGCGCCTGGTGCTGCATTTACTTAAATCCGAAGCGGAAGAAACTACCGATTTGGCCAATGCGCTTACCAAAATGCGGAACGATATTACGTATTGCCAGTATTGCCATAATATTTCGGATACGGAGGTTTGCAGTATTTGTGCTAATCCGCTCCGCGACCAAACCGCTCTTTGCGTGGTAAGCGATATCCGCGATGTCATTGCCATTGAAAATACGGCGCAGTATAAAGGTTTGTACCACGTGCTGGGCGGCGTTATTTCCCCTATCGAAGGAATTGGCCCTTCGGATTTAAATATTACCTCTTTGATTGAGCGTATCCCGGGTTCCGAGGTGAAAGAAGTAATTTTGGCAATTAGCCCTACTATGGAAGGTGATACTACCTCGTTTTACATTACCCGCAAACTGCGCGAATTAGGGATAAAAATAACTACCATTGCCCGCGGCGTACCCGTGGGTGGCGAACTGGAATATACCGATGAAATAACGCTGGGCCGTAGTATTGTGGAGCGAACCAGTTATAACAAATTGTAA
- a CDS encoding Dph6-related ATP pyrophosphatase, whose product MNSSLKKKAVFVWSGGKDSALALYQVLQDPSYQVTHLLTTINLQFNRVSMHGVRTSLLLQQAQALQLPLIQVWVPENPSMAEYENVMATAFYPLKEMGVSVAVYGDIFLDDLRAYREQHMQQMGLQAIFPLWKIPTSTLLQQFINLKFKAILVCLNAKYFPETYAGIEIDDYFLKNLPAGVDPCGENGEYHSFVYDGPIFSNPIPFTQGEIVLRTYEPPQDPLNTESTSPVYDRSFWFIDLK is encoded by the coding sequence ATGAATAGTTCTTTAAAAAAGAAAGCGGTATTTGTGTGGAGCGGCGGTAAAGATTCGGCCTTGGCTTTATACCAAGTGCTACAGGACCCGAGCTACCAGGTTACGCACCTGCTCACTACCATTAACCTACAATTTAACCGGGTATCCATGCACGGGGTACGCACTTCTTTGCTGTTACAACAAGCCCAAGCTTTGCAACTGCCCTTGATTCAGGTATGGGTACCCGAAAACCCAAGTATGGCGGAGTACGAGAATGTAATGGCAACGGCCTTTTATCCGTTAAAAGAAATGGGAGTTTCCGTAGCCGTTTATGGCGATATATTTTTGGATGATTTACGCGCGTATCGGGAGCAACACATGCAACAAATGGGTTTACAAGCAATATTTCCGCTATGGAAAATACCAACTTCAACCTTATTACAGCAATTTATTAATCTAAAATTTAAAGCAATTTTGGTATGCCTCAATGCCAAGTATTTTCCCGAAACTTACGCCGGGATAGAAATAGATGATTATTTCTTAAAGAATTTACCGGCCGGAGTAGACCCGTGCGGCGAAAATGGCGAATACCACAGTTTTGTGTACGATGGCCCTATTTTTTCAAACCCCATTCCGTTTACGCAGGGAGAAATTGTACTCCGCACTTATGAACCGCCGCAAGATCCATTAAACACAGAATCAACCAGCCCAGTTTATGATCGCTCTTTTTGGTTTATCGATTTAAAATAA
- a CDS encoding class I SAM-dependent methyltransferase, whose product MMKRYHLFEFEDLSWFPDILRQSMMDFLRFMISKINIYQPIIPLMQEALRHTPEADILDLCSGGGGGIAGIQQELSKRLGYGVHITLTDKFPNQPAFELIQKQTKGAITYIAEPIDATNVPGSFTNFRTIFSAFHHFKPGLATAILRDAARKKVPIGVFEGANKSWLEIALVLFLFPFIILLVTPFIKPFRFSRLFFTYLIPVLPLCIMWDGMVSILRLYSPTMLLKITQDISAENYTWQAGKARHWSGSKVIYLIGYPV is encoded by the coding sequence ATGATGAAACGTTACCACTTGTTTGAATTTGAAGATCTATCCTGGTTTCCGGATATTCTGCGGCAGAGCATGATGGACTTTTTACGGTTTATGATTAGTAAGATAAACATATACCAACCTATTATTCCCCTAATGCAAGAAGCTTTGCGGCACACCCCGGAAGCCGACATTCTGGATTTATGTTCCGGCGGTGGTGGGGGTATTGCCGGCATTCAGCAAGAATTAAGTAAACGGTTGGGTTATGGGGTTCATATTACTTTAACCGATAAATTTCCGAATCAACCGGCATTCGAGCTAATCCAAAAACAAACCAAAGGCGCCATTACCTATATTGCCGAACCCATTGATGCTACTAATGTTCCGGGTTCTTTTACTAATTTCCGGACTATATTTTCGGCTTTTCATCATTTTAAACCGGGTTTAGCCACTGCCATTCTGCGAGATGCCGCCCGTAAAAAGGTGCCGATTGGGGTATTTGAAGGAGCAAATAAAAGTTGGCTGGAGATTGCTTTGGTGCTGTTCCTATTTCCTTTCATTATTTTACTAGTTACGCCCTTTATAAAACCCTTCCGGTTTAGTCGCTTGTTTTTTACTTACCTAATCCCGGTTTTGCCTTTATGTATTATGTGGGATGGAATGGTTTCCATTCTTCGCTTATATTCTCCGACCATGCTTTTAAAAATTACCCAAGATATTTCTGCTGAAAATTATACCTGGCAAGCGGGTAAAGCCCGGCATTGGAGTGGTTCAAAAGTAATTTACCTTATTGGTTACCCGGTTTAG
- a CDS encoding 4'-phosphopantetheinyl transferase family protein: MPLSLIKKIKPGALLGRWYLTETVVQLQAQANLTAQIEIPATITHEKRKAEWIASRIVAYQMLQHFTPVSHSLLNHDTGQPYFVESPYHISISHTKDHVAVLISTADSVGIDIERVQSKVSRIQDKFLNQQEKLAIGNDLVKLTIAWSAKETLYKLYGKKNLIFNQNLILQPFDTSKFGEIEAFIRTPTLLQKYKVFFEVEDDTVLTYCFGNEYLP, encoded by the coding sequence ATGCCGTTATCACTGATTAAAAAAATAAAACCGGGCGCTTTACTGGGACGCTGGTACTTAACCGAAACCGTAGTTCAACTGCAGGCGCAGGCTAATTTAACAGCTCAAATAGAAATACCCGCTACTATAACGCACGAAAAACGTAAAGCCGAGTGGATAGCCAGCCGGATAGTAGCCTACCAAATGTTGCAGCATTTTACGCCAGTTTCTCATTCGTTGCTAAACCACGATACGGGTCAACCTTACTTTGTTGAAAGTCCTTACCACATATCTATTTCGCATACCAAGGATCATGTGGCAGTGCTTATTTCTACGGCCGATTCGGTTGGCATAGATATTGAAAGAGTACAATCTAAAGTAAGCCGTATTCAAGATAAATTTTTAAACCAGCAGGAAAAGTTAGCCATCGGCAACGATTTAGTAAAACTTACCATCGCCTGGAGCGCCAAAGAAACCTTGTACAAACTTTACGGGAAAAAAAACCTTATTTTTAATCAGAATTTGATTTTACAACCATTTGATACGAGTAAATTCGGCGAAATAGAGGCTTTTATACGAACACCTACCCTATTGCAAAAATACAAAGTTTTCTTTGAAGTGGAAGATGATACCGTGCTCACTTATTGCTTCGGAAACGAATACTTGCCTTAG
- a CDS encoding glycosyltransferase family 2 protein: MKKLSVIIVNYNVCYFLEQALLSVRKAILKLNAPAEIFVVDNNSGDNSVAMVQRRFPEVKLIENKQNLGFAKANNQAIRQATGEYVLLLNPDTIVEEDTFLKCCCFMDEHPEAGGLGVKMLDGTGTYLPESKRGLPTPWVGFYKIFGLTQLFPNSEKFARYYLGHLDKNKIQEVEVLAGAFMFLRHSVLQKIGLLDEAFFMYGEDIDLSYRIQQAGYKNFYLPHTRILHYKGKSTRRGSLNYVFVFYNAMAIFYRKHFFGRMAFVYSFIIQFAIVLRAGISVLVRIFHTFLPFLDDAALLFVGLYGLKIILEQRTSIQFPAYFPSQVIPVTVILWMGAIYFNNGYEKPFNLGRFIRGIIVGTILVAALGNFWPGANLAQNFILWGSIWALLALVGKRLLYHYGQYRNFRLGTRPRRRLAIIGSEQESKRVLQLLKKTGAATKIVGFASPYVTDNTAKEYLGELQQLNDIIQVHKLNELIFCGKDLSVTQIIEWMVAINDESVQYKILPEDSEYIIGSNNKNTPGDYYTLPIELNLYKKEQIRNKLLLDFTLALSFLVLSPALIWLVQNKRGFFRNCLLVLSGNYNWVGLQNTLDQHYRKNKAILTPLDQFETSPIPDEHTIRQMEVLYAQKYSIKSDLEIILKAFRHLGRRAV, from the coding sequence TTGAAAAAACTGTCTGTTATAATTGTTAATTACAATGTTTGCTATTTTCTGGAGCAGGCGCTGCTTTCCGTCCGGAAGGCCATTTTAAAACTAAATGCTCCCGCCGAAATATTTGTGGTAGATAATAATTCCGGAGATAATTCGGTGGCGATGGTGCAGCGCCGTTTTCCGGAAGTAAAACTAATAGAAAACAAGCAAAATTTAGGTTTCGCGAAAGCTAATAACCAGGCTATCCGGCAAGCCACTGGCGAATATGTATTACTCCTCAATCCGGACACGATAGTAGAAGAAGATACTTTTCTGAAATGCTGCTGCTTCATGGACGAACATCCGGAGGCAGGAGGTCTGGGCGTAAAAATGTTAGATGGTACCGGCACCTATTTACCCGAATCTAAAAGAGGATTACCCACTCCTTGGGTAGGATTTTACAAAATCTTTGGACTGACCCAGCTTTTTCCGAACTCCGAAAAATTTGCCCGCTATTATTTAGGTCATCTCGATAAAAATAAGATTCAGGAAGTAGAAGTTTTGGCGGGCGCTTTCATGTTTCTCCGGCACTCGGTTCTCCAAAAAATAGGTTTGCTCGACGAAGCTTTTTTTATGTACGGCGAAGATATTGACTTATCGTATCGTATTCAGCAGGCGGGTTATAAAAATTTCTACTTGCCGCATACGCGTATTCTGCATTACAAAGGAAAAAGTACCCGGCGCGGCAGCCTCAACTACGTATTTGTTTTTTATAACGCCATGGCTATTTTTTACCGGAAACATTTTTTCGGTCGAATGGCATTCGTGTATTCTTTTATCATTCAGTTCGCCATTGTTCTGCGGGCGGGCATTTCCGTTTTAGTGCGGATCTTTCATACCTTTTTACCTTTCCTCGACGACGCGGCTTTACTTTTTGTCGGTTTGTATGGCTTAAAGATTATTTTAGAACAGCGGACTAGTATTCAATTTCCGGCTTATTTTCCTTCTCAGGTGATTCCTGTTACCGTTATCTTATGGATGGGCGCGATTTATTTTAATAACGGGTACGAAAAGCCTTTTAACCTCGGTCGTTTTATTCGGGGAATAATAGTAGGAACTATTCTGGTGGCAGCTTTGGGCAACTTTTGGCCGGGGGCGAATCTTGCGCAGAACTTTATTTTATGGGGTTCCATTTGGGCGTTATTAGCTCTTGTTGGTAAGCGATTGTTGTACCATTACGGGCAATACCGGAATTTTAGGTTAGGTACTCGTCCGAGGAGGCGCTTGGCTATTATTGGCAGCGAACAGGAAAGTAAACGCGTATTACAATTACTTAAAAAAACGGGAGCAGCTACTAAAATTGTTGGTTTTGCCAGCCCTTATGTTACTGATAATACGGCTAAAGAATACTTGGGCGAGTTACAGCAGCTAAACGACATTATTCAGGTACATAAATTAAATGAATTAATTTTTTGCGGGAAAGACTTATCCGTTACGCAAATAATAGAGTGGATGGTAGCCATAAACGACGAATCGGTGCAGTACAAAATACTACCCGAAGATAGCGAGTACATTATCGGGAGTAATAATAAAAATACTCCCGGCGATTATTATACCTTGCCCATTGAGCTCAACTTATACAAAAAAGAACAAATCCGGAATAAATTGCTTTTAGATTTTACTTTGGCTTTATCTTTTCTGGTATTATCTCCGGCGCTAATATGGCTGGTACAAAATAAAAGGGGCTTTTTCCGGAATTGCTTGTTGGTTTTAAGTGGTAATTACAATTGGGTAGGCTTGCAAAATACGTTAGATCAACATTATCGTAAAAATAAAGCTATTTTAACGCCTTTAGATCAGTTTGAGACTAGCCCAATCCCCGATGAACATACTATCCGGCAAATGGAAGTGCTATACGCCCAAAAATATAGTATTAAATCAGACCTGGAAATAATTCTGAAAGCATTCCGCCATTTAGGCAGACGAGCCGTTTAA
- a CDS encoding IS1 family transposase yields the protein MFEVQIKINCPHCQSSKVVKNGKKKNGSQNLLCRNCQKQFQPIYRYRGADPTTKRLIRRLLERNNGVRDIEKLLEVSRKCVLSNLCRQGNALKIQPTQKHYRSVQIDEVWSFVGKRKKGKYWLLYAYCPQTDEVLAYSCGGRSAKTVRQLLKKLKGVEIEQYCTDHWKAFAQVIPPTKHTIGKAYTKNIEGVNTCIRARNRRFVRKTTCFSKKKENHLASLNLMFDYRNRHKAKHHTL from the coding sequence ATGTTCGAAGTTCAGATCAAAATAAACTGTCCCCACTGCCAGAGCAGCAAGGTAGTAAAAAATGGCAAGAAAAAGAATGGTTCTCAGAACCTTCTATGTCGTAATTGCCAGAAGCAATTTCAGCCAATATATCGCTATAGAGGAGCGGATCCGACTACCAAGCGGTTGATACGGCGTCTTCTGGAAAGAAATAATGGTGTTCGTGACATTGAAAAGTTGCTGGAAGTGAGTAGAAAGTGTGTGCTAAGCAACTTGTGCCGACAGGGGAATGCCCTTAAGATTCAACCAACCCAAAAGCATTATAGATCCGTACAGATCGATGAAGTCTGGAGCTTTGTCGGAAAGCGCAAGAAAGGAAAATACTGGTTGTTGTATGCTTACTGTCCCCAAACAGATGAAGTACTGGCTTATAGTTGTGGCGGCCGAAGCGCTAAAACAGTACGCCAGCTACTCAAAAAGCTAAAAGGAGTGGAAATAGAACAATATTGTACTGATCATTGGAAAGCGTTTGCTCAGGTAATCCCCCCGACAAAGCACACGATAGGAAAAGCTTACACTAAAAACATAGAAGGCGTGAATACTTGCATCAGAGCCAGAAACAGACGGTTCGTCAGAAAAACAACCTGCTTCTCCAAAAAGAAGGAAAACCATTTAGCAAGTCTAAACCTGATGTTTGACTATCGCAATAGACATAAAGCCAAACATCATACTTTGTAG